The DNA sequence TACTTTAGAGATTTTGGACAGGGCTTATAAGGTTTTgtcttttaattgtttttttgggaGTTCTCTTCAGATATGCTTTCGCTTGATatctcttcttcatttttcttcatatattgATTTTCATCTATTAGTTTACTACATAATTCTTAAAAGAGATCATTGCATTGATTTGGAACTGGTTTTTCTGAGGAAAAGTAAAATGCCTCAGTGATGAGTGTTTGGTATTTCTCTTCTAGTTATGTTTTGTTCTTTGGTTCTTCAGTTCTTTACAACAAAACCTCTTCCGTGTGATCCATCTAGCCTGCCTAAGTATCCTCCCAGCAAAGAGTTTGATGCGAAAGTACGGGATGAAGAAGCTAGAAGGTACTTATTGTTTTATAAAGTTATGTATTTTGTATTATTCTTGATGTTCTAAATAAGCTATGACTTGTGAATGTTGATTTTTGTTGGTTGTCTATGTTTACACAGTATTTTAACTGGCTTGGGCTTTGACGTCTATGGTTTGAATGTCTTGGTTATGCTAGTATGACAATTTTCGATGATGTTACTGTAAGATGGTTAGTTGGCTTATTTTATAGTAATAGGATTGTATCAAAATCAGTTGGTAATGTTGAAATAGACACAAATAATGATCTTGAATTGGATTGTATTAGACTGTTGTAGGATTTAATTTGTGCTGGAATTTTGTGACCATAGTTTTTGTTCCACAAATAATTCTATATTCTTTTCTATGCTTACCACTGCAAGTGAATGCGGTTTATACAATAAAgacattgttttttctttcaatgGTAGACAAGGAGCAGCAGGCAGCAAGGGTCAGAGAGGAACAAGAGAATCTCGAGCCATCCCAGCACCAGATGCCAATGCTGAATTGGTATTGTCGATGCAGGTATTGTGACATGTGATTAGCTCAATTTACTCATCCATCTGCTCCTGATAGGGCTAATACCGCTTTTAACAATTCTTacccaacccccccccccccccccccccccccccccccaaaaaaaaaaaaaaaacccttttcttcttctcttttaacaattctctttctctgtctctgtctctgtctgtCTCTTCTCCCCCCTTGATATATATGACATTTATGTCTTCAGATCATCGATAGTGCATTAGACATTGGAATATTGAATTCAATTCTTTATCTGCCTTGTAAATTTGCCTAACACTAATTTCAAGCATTGATATATTACAGAATATTTTCAAGGCAATTTTCATATTGtatgatataaaatattaacagGTCATAACATGCTTTACTTGTTTCAGAAAAGACAAGGTCAGTCCAATTCTAAGAGTCGGAGTGAGAAGTTTAACCCTCATCCAGAAGAAGTTGCTTCTGGTTTTCCAATTGATCCACCCAGACCATCACAAGCTGCAGATGTAGGCAGTGATTCTCAGGGCTTCAATCATAAGCGAGCATCACACTCAGGGCCATTGGCTCATCGGGCATGGGCAAAGGCTACTAAGAACCCAGAGGATGCTCCAAAGGTTTCAGCTGGGGCTGACTTGTCAACAATGTCAGGTATAGTGGCAGCAAGGAGGAGTTTGCTGTCTGAAGAACGCCGAGAAAGGTCTAGTTCTTCGCAATCAGAAGTTCCAAAAGTGATAGGCAGGTTTCCAGGTTCATTTAAGGAGGCAACAGATTCCTCACAGCAAgatcaaaagttgaacatgcaAGTCATAGGTACTAATCAAAAAGAAGATGGACAACTAGGCAACAAAGATCCAATTCTTGTGAGTTACTCTTGCCCCTTCCCCGTTTCATGATGAATTTTTTATCATCAAATTTCCTTTAGTATTCGTTTCCTTGTTTACCTTGCAATTTTAGGAGCTTTTTTTGCATTATAAAGTTACTTTTGCtagttaataaaatatgttcttCTAGTAATCATGATCTATGATTTGTTCTTTTATTATGTTTACTACAGATTGGTTATGGATCAAAGAATCACAAAATTCACTACTCTGGTCCATTGTTAGTCCCCTCCAGCAACATGGAGCAGATGTTGAAGGACCATGATCGTCAGGTACAAGAAGCTGTTAGACGAGCACGTCTTGACAAGGCAAAGGTCCGAAAAGTTCAGGCTGAAGGAAACCAAATATCAACCAATTCATTATTTGTGTCTGGTCGGTGACCTGGTTCTTGAAGACCCCAAATGAAGCAAGGTATCATCAGGAAATCACTACAAAATAATTTGGTGGGTGATTTTGTCTTGAAAAGTGCAAGTTGTTATTTCATGGGGtggttttctttttgtatagAGGCTGTTCCTAGGAGAATAGCTGGTGCCATTTTCAGCAAAATTTATAGCTTAGAAATCTCCGTGTCTCTCTCTCCCCAAGTGGCAGTCTATTTAACGTGCTATCTTCATTCCACTCTGCAATTGTTATTTCCAAAATATGGCCCATTCTTGTAGAGCCTGTTTATTGGCCATAAACTGTAGAGTATTTGGGAAATATGACATTTTCCTTTGTAATGAAAAGGACTAAGATATATTACTACATTCCTCGAACTGCAGAGTCTGCAGATGCCTAGCTAGTGCAACACTTTACGTTATTCTCTTGTTTCTACATCATTGTTGGTAGTGGTAGTAATTGTCCAGAGCCACCGTATTTATCAATTCTTTCACCTCCTACAAAACCCCTCTTCATTTTTCATCCTTTTTCTTctgacctttttctttttctggaaatGGATAGTTTATCCATACTCTTCTATACAGTTGACGTTTCTAAATTCTTGATTTCTATACCTTAGTTTCTTGTGGCAGGACCGCATgagtaattatttataattttttaaacttgtACTACAGTGCTGAACCGTGATTGGTGCCACATAACGGGCTTTCTCTTTGCACATGTATTTGATGTTGGACAAATCTAAATGTTGAAAGTCAAAGTCGGATATATGTTGGAGAGGTTTGAAAGCTCATATGAAGATGAAAAAAGCAAACTTATTGTTTCAGAAGGAGAGCCAAAAACTTATATACTGACAACTGATGGATGTTTTTGTATAAATCCAAAGATCATTGCTTGCTGCTGATGTAGTTCATCCAGAGCATTACACCATGGAGTACGCCCGATTGCTTGCGGTATTCCTATCCCAACTCTTTCTTCTCCATTCTACTTTTGCTGTAGATTTCAGCTTCGATGGCTTCAGTTCATCTGATCTCTTGCTCTACGGCGATGCAACCATAAGTTCCAATGTTCTTTCTCTCACTGAAAATACCACTTTTTCCATGGGTAGAGCTCTCTTCCATGCCAAGGTACCCACTAGGTTTACCAACTCCTCTAAACTTCTTCCTTTCTCAACCTCCTTCACCTTTTCCCTATCCAAATTGAAGAACTCTCTTCCTGGTCATGgctttgtttttatctttgttCCTTCTGCTGGTATTCAAGGTGCGTCCTCATCTCAAAATCTCGGCTTCTTGAACAGAACCAACGATGGCAACCCTAACGGCCATGTCTTTGGTGTCGAGTTCGATGTATTTCAAAACCATGAATTCAACGATATAAACGATAATCATGTCGGGGTTGATATAAATTCCCTTACTAGCATTGTTGCTTACAAAGCTGGTTACTGGTTTGACAATAAGACTAATTGGTCTTTCAAAGAGGTAAGGCTGAATGATGGAGCTAACTATCGAGTTTGGATAGAATACTGGAGCCATAATCTCATCATAACATTAGCCCCTGCATACAAAAAGAAGCCTCAGAGGCCGTTGATCAAGGTTCCTCTTGATCTCTCTGGTGTTTTTCTTGATGAAATGTATGTTGGATTTTCTGCTGCAACTGGGCAACTCCTTCAAAATCACAAGATTCTAAGTTGGAGCTTCAATAATTCAATTTTCTAGTTGGCTTTATTAGCATATAAAATAAGTAAGTTGAGGGGTTTGAGAAGATGAAATGATTAAAGTGGAAAGAAAGTTTGGaggaaatattttgttttgaggttggtttttttggtgTGATTTTATTGCGAAAGCTTTTGTCTTCGTGGTCTTAAATCCCAAgttatgttttttcattttattatgtttGTGTATATTGAGAGCAATAGTTGTTGGTTTGTGGCGATggccatgaaaaaataaaataagaaaaaacgtTAGAATGTGAATGCCTAACCAGTAGGACATACTTGTCTGCTGCATTTAATTCTTTCACTTTGTTAATCAATGAACCCTATGTTGTCTCTAATGTGgaagaaaatgacaaaaaatgcattcctgttttttttaatatacaaatttaTCTTTCTTTACTTCCAGAAAAGTGTAGGTCCAAGTTCAAAGCCATCCTCACCATgttttttgaaagcaaaaaatttttttagttgGGCGAGTAgtaagacaaaaaagaaaaagagaaaaaaaaaaaaaattggaagaagCATTAGTTTTCAAGACTTGCCTCTATTTTCTCTGTGGGTGtgtgtggtttttttttaatatttataatgagTATTAATTACCTAAGCGATCCAACATATCTACTGTGAATAATTAATACCTCATCAACATCAAACATAACGTGAAGTTGGATTTTACTgccttaaaataaaataaaataaagttggaTTTTACTGTATTCTTAtctctttgctttttttttcacttttgtatTCATGGTGAAGTGATTTCGACCGAATAAGGTTGAAGACTAATAACTATTCTCCATCTGTTTAAGAAATAAACTTTCTTTGGAATATATAGTACAACACAGATTGCGGTATTTGTATcgcacaaatatatatatatattgtaaaagtatttgagaaaaattttaaaaccatataaaaatattttaatttttcaaatagatctttttatgttttttggctTCCATTCAAATAGAGAGCCTTCCTTGTTCCTTTTAATGGAAACCACGTAAATTGATTGTCAATTTATAATTATGTTGTTTGAGTCCCTAAATTATAGTTTAGACCGCaagtatttttgtcccaaaacaAGTCtttctagaaaaaataaaattattagtaaaaatatctttttagtGATTTGTGGTCCTAATTGCACAGCAGAAGCATCCGAATGATAGTCCATAAAAGATAAAGCGTGGCATATCCATAaccaaaaactttaaaaattaacaatttattATTCGTTTTGCCCgtcactatttatttatttattattattattattttatgaagaaAGGGGatcaaaaacacaaaataatttttccaaatagTGATATTTCACtttcactttatttatttatttattttcactaCGTACTTCCCTGGCTCTTTCTGTTTCCTCTTTGGCTATAAAAAAATTGGTTCGTGCAACTTTTACATTTAGTTCCTATTGGTTCGTACAGCTTTTACGTTTTAGTTTCCTATTTCTTAATTTGACACCATTATCACCATGTTTCTCCAAATGGACAATCAAAGTCATCAAAGAAatggacaaaaaagaaaaaaaaaaaatttgtggaaaTCAAATTACTGtagtttctttttaataaagACTTTATTTCTCttacaatttctatatatatatatttttttaagaaaatatgtttTGAACCTTTTTGATTGGATGTATACTGTTTccaacttattttatttatttatttttatgtatgtatGAATTCATATTGTATAGATTATAatgattgttattttttttaatggttttcaattataaatataaattaattttgctcatttatgttgtcataatatttagaaaaatattcaattattactaattttaaaaatttaaattattaggaTATGGGttattatgtataataaatttgtGTCTAACATTCTCTTTTATTTGTAAACTATTTTAGCTTTATAagtgttaatttttaaaatttatggtaCAACAATGAATTTGAATCtaaacttttctatattttaagatttgatattatattaaattattatttatataaaaaaattatgccgtagaaatgtaaatttattatgcatactAAACTTGTATGTAAGCTAGGCCATTTTGGtaattataaatatcaatttttaaattttgtgataaTATGACAATAATGAAATTTGAAgttaaatttctaaattttaaattttaatattatattaaattatcactAATTCAAAATATCTATGCTATCAGAATTTATAATGTCTATTCAGCTTGTGTTTTAGGTGAAGTGATAGTGTTGTGTATATCTATGGGTTCAAGGTTTAAACctcatattaaattatgttttttttggtcaatgaaGGATTTGAATTCAAACCAAAGCATATTTACAAAAGGGTCTACATATCATGGGGCACATAATAGACAAGCAAATCATTTGGGGAATGAGATTGCTAACCagttgtttttctgtttttggtaaaagaaaaagtttacataaaatatttcaacACTTTCCTTAAGTGGCAGGTGAATGTCAGCGTGGGTAAGAATCTGATTTGTTATTAAAGTAATCACTTAAATTAatagtttaataaatattaaataaatcaaggcTTCAGAATTTGTTGACCCCAGCTAAgatattttaatagttaaattaaatcaatcataaaagtttaaaatagatttaatatattattattatatgtaggTTTAGGTTGAAGTGTTGAACtaatagtttaattattttgttttcttgaggCAGATTAGTTGTTTACCCTTTAGGAAACAATGGccctcttttttttgtttttgttttttttgttttttttgttttttctggtTTCCCACTCAAAGTTaaacattatttaatttatcaccAAACCCAGCAAGCATTTTTGATAcagatattttattttccaaaaaggAAAACCATAGTAGCACGTAACATCTACGTGggttttatatgatattttttttttttaaaagagtatTCCATCTAGGCCTTTTTtaagatttatatttattttaattgagttttcaaaattttaaaaaattataattagtatTGTTATAAAAAGAGGTTAATGATATTATTTTGACATGAAAGAAAATTGagaatatttcttaaaatatcatattaaaatcaaattttagaaaaatggttgaaattaaaaaaaaaaaatttaagcacaAAAGGgaccttttttaatatttaagaaaaatacgttatttcattgttttttatacaataataattaaaaaaaaaaaagtatgaccacctgttcaaaatttgaagtggTGGGACAGAGATTTGAGTAATTTACAGTTTTGCCTCTGGTATGAAACACTCAAACTACCTTATAAGGCTAGAGGCCATGGTGATGCCACGTTTGTAGTTTGGAATAAAGCGGGAAGATAAAGAAGATGGAAGAGCTAAAAACGagtagctctctctctctctctctcaagaggaataatagtaataataataataaataagaaataatatacTAATAAATGATAAGGAGCAGTAGAGACCCAAAAAGGATACATTTTCAAGGGGGCAGGAAAATATCGCTTCtgtagaaaaatatgtttttgcttttatttttatttaatttttaattttgttattttaattcaCAAACGGTCCGCGTTTGTTGTGAGtagattttgtttgttttcttgctGAAATAAATATTGGGAATTTTTTGAGGCTGCGGAGCTTCTTTTATGTGTTGCTACTTTAAACTTTTTGGTGTGTGTGGTTGTGTCTTCATTTTGGCCTAGCAGGAACAGGACGCTCTATCATGGTGATACTGGTGATTTTCTCTCTATATCTCTCTctaggatttttctttttttaatttttttttatttttatgggtaGTTTGTCTTTCTCTCTTTTAATGATCCCTTGAAGTGTTTCCCTGATGGGTGTTTGTTGGGTAGGCGTGCTTGAGTCTTTGTGCTTGGTAATTGCATATATGTATAGTTGTATACGTATAGATGAATTGTAACAGGGGTGTTCAGGATTTTTTAgcttctttgtaatttttagaTTACTTTTGACTTGGATCTGTTGTTGTGTGAGTGCTTGTTTAGTTAACTATGGTGGAATTCTGTAAAGTTCgtaactttgttttttttttttttttttttttttggtagatgaAAAGTTCATTTCTTTACTGCGTGTGCCAGCAGGGAATTTTGTCATTTACTGTTTGAAACTTAGATGCTGAGGACGATGAGAATTTGGGTTTTGTCTGTCTGTGGTCTGCGCTTCTGAAATGAGATTCTGATTCAAAAATGGTGAGGTTGGAAGTGAGAGAGTGTAATAGAAGTTGGAGAATTCCTCCATTCCTTGGATGTGTATGTTCTGGCCTTCATGCAGCTTTAGGTGGATAGCAATGGAGGGATCATCTGAGTCTGCTTGTCAGAAATCTAGTAGTTCTAGGGGATTGAATACTTCAAGAATCTCTAACCAAAATCCGAGGCTTCTACAATCTAGTAGGATTGGCTTGTCTGGTGAAGTTTTGCATGACTCTGGGTTTAGAAAGCAAAGGGGTAGTAGGGATTTGATTGGTCACGCTGATCAATTCCAGAATCAGGGTGGTGGTTCATCCGGAGTTTGTGAGGATGAGGTAGCGGTGGACCCCATTGTTCGTGCCATTGAATGGGGTGATGTAAGCTTGAGACAGTGGTTAGATAAACCAGAAAGATCGGTTGATGTATACGAATGCTTACACATATTTAGACAAATAGTGGAAATTGTGAATGTGGCACATTCCCAAGGAATTGTTGTTCATAATGTACGGCCTTCTTGCTTTGTCATGTCGTCTTTCAACCATGTCTCCTTCATAGAGTCTGCATCTTGTTCAGATTCTGGCTCTGATACTCTGGAAGATGGGCCAAACAGCCCATGTTTGGAGGTGAAGAATTTGGCCTCACCTTTGCCTGGGGATTTGCATCAGCAAAGAAGCAACGTGGGCagtgaagattttcgacccatGACAGCTACAACAAATGCTTTGTCTGAAACAAGTTGCATGCAGTCAAGCTCAATCAATGCAGCACATGAATCATTGGTACAAGAAGCTGAAGAAAATAGAAGCAAAGGAAGGAGTGGTACTGAAGTAGAAGAGAAGAAACAACCATTTCCAATGAAACAGATATTGCTTATGGAGACAAACTGGTACACCAGTCCTGAAGAGGTTGCTGGTGGTCCAAGTTCCTGTGCATCAGACATTTATAGATTGGGGGTTCTACTTTTTGAGGTAAAAAATGGAAATTccaaattcttttttgtttctatttcccaattgtttaaatttaagTGCGTACAGATACATCATTTTCATCctttaaaagtaaaaagtagAAGCTGACTTGGTGTTTAGCGCTTTTTTCTCTGTCTTTCTCAGTATTCTTATGTTGTATGCTACTTGTGTTCAGTTATTTTGCCCATTCAGCTCAAGAGAAGAAAAGAGCAGGACTATGTCTAGTCTGAGGCATCGAGTACTTCCTCCTCAGTTGCTGCTAAAATGGCCAAAAGAAGCTTCATTTTGCTTATGGCTACTTCACCCTGAACCAAATAGTCGTCCTCAAATGGGGTGATTACTCCTCAAGAAACatcttctaataattttttttcctctaaacCTGCCAAATAACTTCTCATATTTGTACTTTTagatattgtattttattgctTGATGTTCCTTTTCTTGTTCCTTGCTTCTCAAGACAACCTTAATTTTTAAGAAGTCATGTTGAAATAGATATTGGGGAGTTAAAATGGATTGAAGCTTTTTCTATGCTGATTTGAGTAGTGACATTCCCTAATAAAAAGGAATAGGATTTGTGGCCGTACTTATATGCTCATAAACTTTCAATGAAATATTAGAtgctttttgatattttgtccaTATGGGTGTTTGATTACTTAGACATGTTCCTTTTGATTTGGAGTGGCTCAAATCAAATTTAGGTGAGATGATTTAATTTCTTGTGAGCTGATCTTACGAAAATTCACATATGTTGCtcacacacaaacacatatgCCTATGATATTCTTAGTGATCCTTCTTCAGCTCCATGTCAAGTGTTGCTTCTGTTGACCTCTTCAATCATGTAATAATGGATGCCTTACCAAATTTTAATATCAAGAACTGTTCCCGCTAAAATTGCGCTTCCTTCAATGTAAACGACTTCTTTTACCTCTAAACTGTTGCTTTTAGGCATAGGGATTAGTTAAATAGTTTGAAAGAGGAATTTCTTTATgagtaaatatttaaatatttggaatagtCTGGGGCACTagcaatttttaatttgaaatatgtCTCTTTTTATGATGAATTTTTGGTAACTTCAAAAGTTTCGGTGGAATTATGTTGAAATATGCATTAGGGAAAAGAGACCATTGCGTGAGAAGAATCTATTGGGATTAGTGCACTagtggctatatatatataattgcttaacaattttttaattgactttacattaaataattttctttctgtATAGCAACTTTGATTACAAGGAAAAATACCTGTAAATCCTTTTGGAATT is a window from the Ziziphus jujuba cultivar Dongzao chromosome 11, ASM3175591v1 genome containing:
- the LOC107422394 gene encoding L-type lectin-domain containing receptor kinase VII.1-like, whose protein sequence is MEYARLLAVFLSQLFLLHSTFAVDFSFDGFSSSDLLLYGDATISSNVLSLTENTTFSMGRALFHAKVPTRFTNSSKLLPFSTSFTFSLSKLKNSLPGHGFVFIFVPSAGIQGASSSQNLGFLNRTNDGNPNGHVFGVEFDVFQNHEFNDINDNHVGVDINSLTSIVAYKAGYWFDNKTNWSFKEVRLNDGANYRVWIEYWSHNLIITLAPAYKKKPQRPLIKVPLDLSGVFLDEMYVGFSAATGQLLQNHKILSWSFNNSIF